In a single window of the Nitrospira sp. genome:
- a CDS encoding ArsB/NhaD family transporter, which translates to MSSLTLALLIFGLSYLLIMTERLHKTIVALFGAAVMISFGVVSQEEAFYSHEFGVDYNVVFLLIGMMVIVNIVRETGLFEVLAIWAVQRADAKPFRLLVLLAVLTAALSAMLDNVTTVLLMAPVTLAITKRLGLNPVTFLMTEALASNIGGTATLVGDPPNIMIASKAELSYLDFLIVLGPIVLIMMVAFLTVLWVIFGRTMTVAPHLREAVLSLSSREAVPDEAFLRRCLILLAVVNVAFCFHSLVHLEPATVALLGASLFMVIGHARRRHEEDAEELTYLAEVEWKTIFFFIGLFILVGGLVKVGVIRYLADQLVSVTRGNLAGSTMAVLWGSAILSAVVDNIPYVAAMNPLIVDLARSLHPEITDYATLVHQADIIPLWWALALGACLGGNGTIIGASANVVIVDLARKAGYRITFWQFFQYGFPVMVGSVAFSAVYLWLVFLR; encoded by the coding sequence ATGTCTTCTTTGACTCTCGCTCTTCTCATCTTCGGCCTGAGTTACCTGCTCATCATGACCGAGCGGCTGCACAAGACGATCGTCGCGCTGTTCGGTGCGGCGGTGATGATCAGCTTCGGTGTGGTGTCACAAGAAGAAGCGTTTTATTCCCATGAGTTCGGGGTTGATTACAACGTGGTCTTTCTGTTGATCGGCATGATGGTCATCGTCAACATCGTACGAGAGACGGGACTTTTCGAGGTCTTGGCCATTTGGGCGGTGCAACGAGCGGATGCGAAGCCGTTCCGCCTCCTGGTCTTGTTGGCCGTGCTCACGGCGGCCTTGTCCGCCATGCTGGATAACGTCACCACCGTGCTGCTTATGGCACCGGTGACGTTGGCGATCACCAAACGATTGGGGTTGAACCCCGTCACATTTTTAATGACCGAGGCCCTGGCCTCCAATATCGGAGGGACAGCCACACTCGTCGGCGATCCTCCCAATATCATGATCGCCAGTAAGGCAGAGCTCAGTTATCTGGACTTTTTGATCGTCCTGGGGCCGATCGTGCTCATCATGATGGTGGCGTTCCTCACCGTGTTGTGGGTTATCTTTGGGCGAACGATGACGGTTGCCCCGCATCTGAGAGAAGCCGTTCTCTCGCTCAGTTCACGAGAAGCGGTGCCGGATGAGGCGTTCTTGAGGCGTTGCCTCATCTTGCTGGCGGTCGTCAACGTGGCCTTCTGTTTTCACTCCCTGGTTCATCTCGAGCCTGCCACGGTCGCGCTGTTAGGTGCGAGCCTGTTCATGGTGATCGGGCATGCCAGGCGCAGACACGAAGAAGATGCTGAAGAATTGACGTATCTGGCGGAAGTGGAGTGGAAAACCATCTTCTTTTTTATCGGTCTTTTCATCCTGGTCGGAGGATTGGTCAAGGTTGGGGTGATCCGATATCTTGCTGATCAATTGGTATCGGTGACGAGAGGGAATCTTGCAGGATCCACTATGGCGGTACTCTGGGGATCGGCAATACTGTCCGCCGTTGTCGACAACATTCCCTATGTGGCTGCGATGAATCCGTTGATCGTCGACCTTGCTCGATCACTGCACCCAGAAATCACCGATTATGCAACATTGGTTCATCAAGCGGATATCATCCCACTCTGGTGGGCGTTGGCCTTGGGGGCTTGCTTAGGAGGCAACGGTACCATCATCGGGGCGAGTGCCAACGTCGTGATTGTGGATCTCGCTCGAAAAGCCGGCTACCGGATTACCTTTTGGCAGTTCTTTCAGTACGGGTTCCCGGTCATGGTGGGATCGGTTGCGTTCAGTGCCGTCTACCTCTGGCTGGTGTTTCTGCGATAG